A DNA window from Nitrospira sp. contains the following coding sequences:
- a CDS encoding conserved membrane protein of unknown function (Evidence 4 : Unknown function but conserved in other organisms; MaGe:77310736): protein MLPPTQRILLLNIGLGTLVVVIGFWLLWGTFSPWLVALWALLIAVFLYWKCRAIAEVWAWSTLLLGLESFAWPLQLMLQLKSAAVAPSDEEMGTILSAVVLGLFSSVFWMSFSYGLFKRKPEAPAPPAIPSTAEPTTRSSRQKKR from the coding sequence ATGCTTCCACCCACTCAAAGAATCCTTCTGCTGAACATCGGCCTCGGCACACTCGTCGTCGTCATAGGATTTTGGTTGCTCTGGGGTACGTTCTCACCGTGGCTCGTTGCTCTGTGGGCGCTGCTCATCGCAGTATTCTTATACTGGAAATGCCGCGCCATCGCGGAAGTTTGGGCTTGGTCAACCTTGTTGCTCGGGCTGGAAAGTTTTGCATGGCCGCTGCAACTGATGCTCCAGCTCAAATCAGCGGCGGTAGCACCCTCCGATGAAGAAATGGGTACCATCCTCTCCGCGGTGGTCCTTGGCCTGTTCTCGTCGGTCTTTTGGATGTCCTTTTCCTACGGCCTGTTTAAACGCAAGCCAGAAGCACCGGCACCCCCAGCCATCCCCTCCACCGCTGAACCAACCACACGGTCTTCTCGACAGAAAAAGCGATAG
- a CDS encoding Response regulator (MaGe:77310735), translating to MPSVLVVDDEDQIRQLIRETLEQAGYDVQEASNGKQGLERYRTKPADLVIMDILMPDQDGLESIMTLRREFPASRVIAITGGSDMIGILNFLDVAKMLGARRTLQKPFDMQTLLDAAQSELSY from the coding sequence ATGCCATCAGTCCTAGTCGTTGACGACGAAGATCAAATCCGCCAATTGATCCGAGAAACCTTGGAACAGGCGGGATACGACGTCCAGGAAGCCAGCAACGGGAAGCAAGGCCTGGAGCGGTATCGGACCAAGCCCGCTGACCTTGTGATCATGGACATTCTGATGCCGGACCAAGACGGGCTCGAAAGCATCATGACCCTGCGTCGTGAATTCCCGGCGTCGCGAGTGATCGCCATTACCGGCGGCAGCGATATGATTGGCATCTTGAACTTCCTCGATGTCGCGAAAATGCTGGGCGCCCGACGAACCCTTCAGAAACCGTTCGATATGCAGACGCTGCTGGATGCGGCGCAGTCAGAACTCAGTTACTAG
- a CDS encoding Histidine kinase (Modular protein) (MaGe:77310734) — MDVTESLLFGSAFLSGAALWAFVRERRRTFLQSRVIAATNSGVLVTDASVPRHPVIQANPAFRLLTGYAESEVLGQSTHFLNGTHTDRTAIEKIELALQDNRARRIIVRHYRKNGTPFWNEVTLSPVKNRAGTVIQFIWVMNDVTQRQQTEEALKHQHDPSHLLAERMTEAILVLGEDTRIVYVNAAGIRLLGATAPEQLIGSPLAAILPHDQQEAARQRLQHLHGSENPCTSYEERFVCLGSPTPHKVVSATVSTSLVLWKGNASILLRLSATSQDIPVDATPEDHKAHLQSAQAIAHLGSWEWNLLDQTELWSDEQCRIFGYEPGSLAPTYDTFTSALHPGDRDRVLAAVENTLQSDAPYDVDCRIVRPNKDIRFVRCRGRVTRNEAHQPIRMSGTVQDLTDYRLIEEIAKERDLQFQLVVESAPNGILLTSEDGTITLANTALEKIFGYGPGELISRSVDSLVPAEFKSSHADHRRGFLSSPIARPMGVGREFLARRKDGSTVSVEIGLAPLRTSTGVHVLATIVDISARKALDELLREKDALNQAVLDSLTAEVAVLDHTGQITAVNTAWRQFGQAVAGEATPISPGHNYLASLKHAAQGGDHTAQHALEGIEAVRTGARDRFSLEYLCQLPTEARWFAMTVMPLHGPWDGLVVTHEEISARKQAEQEREHLLTQTQHLQKMQAIGTLAGGIAHEFNNSLTAVLGFSELALKALSKDHKVRRHLDQIIAAGRKSRDLVHQLLTFSQQRRHLKRPLSLHILVKESLKLLRPLVPSWVHLNERIHVPTPPVSADSSQMHQMLLNLVENALRAMQKTGGTMTVALEEVQVEQLRVGPQARLEPGAYARLMVQDTGEGIPPDIQERMFDPFFTTKDLGTGLGMGLAVVHGIITAHGGSIFVDSASGTGTTIEVYLPIIPSQNTAPVGLNTDEPLPQGHECVLFVDDEESLARFGGEMLESLGYYAVVRMSASEALQAFRMAPQRFDLLITDVTMPNMSGLSLAKDCRQLRPDLPIILCSGSEHTLTEEAKHIQGLTRYALKPLMLQDLARTIRQVLDQAASETPSVHRQYRELARELVEEHDAISPSR; from the coding sequence ATGGATGTAACCGAAAGCCTCTTATTCGGCAGCGCCTTTCTTTCTGGAGCCGCGCTCTGGGCCTTCGTTCGTGAACGACGCCGCACCTTTCTTCAATCGAGAGTGATTGCCGCCACCAACTCCGGCGTGCTGGTCACCGATGCGTCCGTTCCCCGCCATCCGGTCATCCAAGCCAATCCAGCATTCCGGCTTCTGACCGGCTACGCAGAGAGCGAGGTCTTGGGACAATCGACTCACTTCTTGAACGGAACCCACACCGACCGAACCGCCATTGAGAAAATCGAGCTGGCTCTTCAGGACAACCGGGCTCGCCGCATCATCGTCCGCCACTATCGGAAGAACGGCACGCCATTCTGGAACGAAGTCACACTCTCTCCCGTCAAGAATCGGGCAGGAACTGTGATCCAGTTTATTTGGGTGATGAACGATGTCACTCAACGACAGCAGACCGAAGAGGCCCTCAAGCACCAGCACGATCCCTCGCACCTGCTAGCTGAGCGTATGACTGAGGCCATTCTGGTACTTGGCGAAGATACCCGCATCGTCTACGTCAATGCCGCCGGAATTCGGCTGCTCGGAGCCACTGCTCCTGAACAACTCATTGGAAGCCCTCTGGCGGCGATACTGCCTCATGACCAGCAAGAGGCCGCGCGACAACGATTGCAGCACCTACACGGCTCAGAGAATCCCTGCACCTCTTACGAAGAACGATTCGTCTGTTTGGGTTCGCCCACACCCCACAAAGTCGTCTCGGCTACGGTCTCCACCTCACTCGTGCTCTGGAAAGGAAACGCCTCCATCCTTCTCCGGCTCTCGGCGACGTCCCAAGACATTCCCGTCGACGCCACCCCCGAAGATCATAAAGCTCATCTCCAGTCGGCTCAGGCAATCGCCCACCTCGGCAGTTGGGAATGGAACCTGCTCGACCAAACAGAACTCTGGTCCGATGAACAATGCCGGATCTTCGGTTATGAGCCGGGCTCCCTAGCCCCTACATATGACACCTTCACATCCGCGCTCCATCCAGGCGATCGCGACCGTGTGCTTGCAGCCGTCGAGAACACGCTGCAGTCCGATGCGCCATACGATGTGGACTGCCGCATTGTCCGGCCGAACAAAGACATCCGCTTCGTTCGATGCCGAGGCCGGGTCACACGCAACGAGGCGCATCAGCCGATTCGTATGTCGGGCACGGTGCAAGACTTGACCGACTACCGGCTGATCGAGGAGATCGCGAAGGAACGTGATCTTCAGTTTCAGCTGGTGGTGGAATCCGCCCCAAACGGCATTCTCCTGACCTCGGAGGACGGAACGATCACGCTGGCGAATACGGCGCTCGAAAAGATCTTCGGCTACGGCCCCGGCGAACTCATCAGCCGCTCGGTCGACAGCCTGGTGCCAGCAGAATTCAAATCCAGCCACGCCGATCATCGCCGAGGCTTCCTCTCCTCGCCAATCGCCCGTCCGATGGGCGTCGGCCGTGAGTTTCTCGCGCGAAGAAAAGATGGATCGACCGTCTCTGTTGAAATCGGACTCGCCCCGCTTCGCACATCGACCGGCGTGCATGTCCTCGCCACCATCGTGGACATCTCCGCTCGCAAAGCTCTAGATGAACTGCTGCGTGAGAAGGACGCCTTGAATCAGGCGGTGCTCGATTCCCTGACGGCTGAAGTAGCTGTGCTCGACCATACCGGCCAGATCACGGCCGTCAACACCGCCTGGCGGCAATTCGGACAGGCGGTCGCCGGCGAAGCGACCCCGATCTCGCCGGGACACAACTACCTTGCCAGCCTGAAGCATGCAGCCCAAGGGGGAGATCACACTGCGCAGCATGCACTTGAAGGAATCGAAGCCGTCCGAACAGGAGCTCGCGACCGGTTTTCCCTCGAGTACCTGTGCCAGCTTCCCACTGAAGCGCGGTGGTTTGCCATGACCGTCATGCCGCTTCATGGCCCCTGGGACGGATTAGTCGTCACGCACGAAGAGATTTCGGCCCGCAAGCAGGCGGAACAAGAGCGAGAGCATCTCCTCACGCAAACGCAGCATCTCCAAAAGATGCAAGCGATCGGAACCTTGGCGGGCGGGATCGCCCATGAGTTCAATAACAGCTTGACCGCCGTCCTAGGATTCAGTGAACTGGCTCTCAAAGCCCTCTCCAAAGATCACAAGGTCCGACGGCACCTCGATCAGATTATTGCCGCAGGGCGAAAGTCCCGCGATCTGGTCCACCAGCTCCTCACTTTCAGCCAGCAAAGGCGACACCTCAAACGCCCGCTCTCCTTGCACATTCTCGTCAAGGAGTCGCTGAAGCTGCTCCGGCCGCTGGTCCCTTCCTGGGTTCATCTCAATGAACGCATCCATGTGCCGACGCCGCCGGTCTCCGCCGACTCGTCCCAGATGCATCAAATGCTGCTCAATCTTGTGGAGAATGCGTTGCGCGCGATGCAGAAAACAGGCGGAACCATGACGGTCGCGCTGGAAGAAGTCCAAGTTGAACAATTGCGAGTCGGCCCCCAAGCTCGTTTGGAACCCGGTGCCTATGCGAGACTGATGGTCCAGGACACGGGAGAAGGAATCCCGCCCGATATTCAGGAACGCATGTTCGATCCCTTCTTTACCACCAAGGATCTTGGCACAGGGCTCGGCATGGGTCTCGCGGTCGTGCATGGCATCATCACCGCCCATGGGGGAAGCATTTTTGTAGACAGCGCCTCTGGAACCGGCACGACTATCGAAGTGTATCTCCCGATTATCCCCTCCCAGAACACCGCGCCGGTCGGCCTCAACACCGACGAACCGCTTCCGCAAGGGCATGAGTGCGTCCTCTTTGTCGACGATGAGGAATCCCTTGCCCGTTTTGGAGGGGAGATGCTAGAGTCGCTGGGATACTACGCCGTGGTGCGCATGAGTGCTTCGGAAGCGTTACAAGCGTTTCGTATGGCCCCCCAGCGGTTTGACCTTCTGATCACCGACGTAACGATGCCGAATATGAGCGGCCTTTCCCTAGCCAAGGATTGTCGTCAATTACGCCCCGACCTTCCTATCATTCTCTGTTCGGGATCGGAACACACCCTCACCGAAGAGGCCAAGCACATTCAAGGATTAACACGCTATGCGCTAAAACCGCTGATGCTGCAGGATCTGGCTCGCACCATCAGACAGGTGCTCGACCAAGCGGCCTCTGAAACTCCGTCCGTCCATCGGCAATACCGTGAACTCGCCCGCGAACTTGTTGAGGAACACGATGCCATCAGTCCTAGTCGTTGA
- a CDS encoding Flagellar motor rotation protein MotB (MaGe:77310738), which yields MKTTTSLFLALTLGVGAVSAGAQPVDTSTIRFGESALAFAEGAIQKTTPRDGIVNLITGDNQSTGDRMILGQHDALYLKLNNPQGAAPGDLYTVYRRVRKVFHPATGEYLGFVVIRLAVVEVTQADHALTTVEVIRNYGVIAPGDPVMRFVPPVSSEEPSPASDVAELRGMIVELQADKPMTLVSQFDVVYLDHGKGDGLRSGDLLELHRHSQGLPPRKIGQLKVLATEDRTATAMIQSATTRVMKGDRFKLAGHSLPAVMPVETPVQPLSQFKSPHIEKTAAAVPPDLVARKLRVQDAAGESRLNLGEITNFLRYDSGEASIRPEGYKVLDQLIEYLHTSEDARMIRVEGHADNIEIGPALKSRYPSNWELSKARASGVLRYLVEKGGLDSARLASVGYGDGRPAATNATEEGRTSNRRVEILLYAPTPTDAQAPQSAMPNSAGKPDNDSASLSAKGHGDLAAPASIGQDAIADSSISPANASDALPASDSPGTLSLPDSARTPGISDPAAQDPAAPTGRPLE from the coding sequence ATGAAAACGACGACGTCTCTTTTCTTGGCCCTGACATTGGGTGTGGGTGCGGTGTCGGCTGGAGCCCAGCCAGTTGATACGAGCACCATACGATTCGGGGAAAGCGCCTTGGCGTTTGCCGAGGGAGCGATTCAAAAAACAACGCCTCGCGATGGCATCGTGAATCTTATTACCGGTGACAATCAGTCGACTGGCGATCGGATGATTTTGGGGCAACATGATGCGTTGTATCTCAAGCTCAATAATCCTCAGGGTGCCGCGCCCGGGGATCTGTATACCGTCTATCGTCGAGTGCGGAAGGTCTTTCACCCGGCCACCGGCGAATATTTGGGGTTTGTCGTTATTCGGTTGGCGGTGGTGGAGGTCACGCAAGCGGATCATGCTTTGACGACGGTTGAAGTTATACGGAACTATGGAGTTATTGCTCCTGGCGATCCCGTGATGCGTTTTGTGCCTCCAGTTTCTTCGGAAGAGCCCAGCCCAGCGAGCGATGTGGCAGAACTTCGTGGAATGATTGTCGAGCTTCAGGCCGATAAGCCTATGACTCTTGTGTCGCAGTTCGATGTGGTCTATCTCGACCATGGAAAGGGAGATGGGCTCAGGAGCGGGGATCTGTTGGAGTTGCATCGACACAGCCAGGGGCTCCCGCCTCGAAAAATAGGACAATTAAAAGTACTTGCGACGGAGGATCGGACGGCGACAGCTATGATCCAAAGCGCGACGACTAGAGTCATGAAGGGAGATCGGTTCAAGCTCGCAGGGCATTCTTTGCCGGCGGTTATGCCTGTCGAGACGCCTGTTCAGCCGCTGTCTCAATTCAAGTCTCCCCACATTGAAAAGACGGCGGCAGCGGTTCCGCCCGATCTCGTTGCCAGAAAGTTGAGAGTGCAAGATGCGGCAGGAGAGAGCCGGTTGAATCTTGGCGAGATCACGAATTTTCTCCGGTACGATTCTGGAGAAGCTTCAATCAGGCCTGAGGGATACAAGGTTTTGGATCAATTGATCGAGTATTTACACACCAGCGAGGATGCCCGAATGATCCGAGTCGAGGGCCATGCCGATAATATCGAGATTGGCCCTGCCTTGAAATCGCGGTATCCGAGCAATTGGGAGTTATCCAAGGCCCGTGCGAGTGGTGTGCTTCGCTATCTGGTTGAAAAAGGCGGGTTGGATTCGGCCCGGCTGGCCTCCGTTGGGTATGGCGATGGCCGCCCCGCTGCGACGAATGCAACGGAAGAGGGCCGCACCAGTAATCGTCGCGTGGAGATCTTGCTCTATGCCCCAACCCCAACGGACGCTCAGGCTCCGCAGTCGGCGATGCCCAACAGTGCGGGCAAGCCCGATAACGATTCAGCCAGCTTGAGTGCGAAAGGTCACGGCGATTTGGCAGCGCCCGCCTCAATTGGGCAGGATGCGATTGCCGATTCCTCTATCTCTCCTGCCAATGCGTCGGACGCACTTCCGGCAAGCGATAGTCCCGGAACGCTCAGTCTTCCCGATTCTGCAAGAACGCCGGGCATCTCGGATCCGGCTGCGCAAGATCCAGCCGCACCGACTGGCCGGCCGCTCGAATAA
- a CDS encoding NADH-quinone oxidoreductase subunit B 1 (MaGe:77310740), whose translation MGLIQLGRPDKDGSPDVITTTVEKAVNWARKGSLWPMTFGLACCAIEMIAAVSSRYDMDRYGAGVFRASPRQSDLMIVAGTVCRRMAPVIRKIYDQMPEPKYVIAMGSCATSGNIYDSYSVVQGVDRFVPVDIYVPGCPPTPEALFDGILKLQERIMQKRVFVKQPDQVKTSVPA comes from the coding sequence ATGGGACTGATCCAACTGGGGCGGCCGGACAAGGACGGCTCCCCCGATGTCATTACGACCACTGTCGAAAAAGCCGTAAATTGGGCACGCAAAGGCTCGCTCTGGCCCATGACTTTCGGTTTGGCCTGTTGTGCGATTGAAATGATTGCCGCGGTGTCGTCCCGCTATGACATGGATCGTTATGGAGCAGGGGTCTTCCGCGCTTCTCCCAGGCAGTCCGACTTGATGATTGTTGCGGGAACCGTCTGCCGGCGCATGGCCCCCGTCATCAGGAAGATTTACGACCAGATGCCGGAACCTAAGTACGTCATCGCCATGGGATCTTGCGCCACATCCGGCAATATCTACGACAGCTATAGCGTCGTTCAGGGTGTCGACCGGTTTGTCCCCGTCGATATTTATGTTCCAGGGTGCCCACCCACGCCGGAAGCGTTGTTCGACGGCATTCTGAAATTGCAAGAACGCATCATGCAAAAACGAGTGTTTGTGAAACAGCCTGACCAGGTCAAAACCAGTGTGCCCGCTTAG
- a CDS encoding NADH-quinone oxidoreductase subunit C (MaGe:77310741), which produces MHQLAQRVQDTFPIGFVSSTEWRGEVSVTVTRETLHEVAQFLHDDPGMDFDYIVHVSSVDWPDDEERFEVVWEFYAIRKRQRIRLKTRVPESDCIVDSLTDIWKGADFMEREVYDMMGIRFRNHPDLRRILMPDDYTEGYPLRKDFPLRGRGWRDTFDFLDEVPR; this is translated from the coding sequence ATGCACCAATTAGCTCAACGGGTTCAAGACACGTTTCCCATAGGCTTTGTGTCATCGACGGAATGGCGCGGAGAGGTCTCCGTGACCGTCACGCGAGAGACGCTTCACGAAGTCGCCCAGTTTCTGCACGACGACCCGGGAATGGACTTCGACTATATCGTCCATGTCAGCTCCGTCGACTGGCCCGATGACGAAGAGCGCTTCGAAGTGGTCTGGGAATTCTACGCGATCAGGAAACGTCAGCGGATCAGGCTCAAGACCCGCGTACCCGAGTCGGATTGTATCGTCGACTCCTTGACCGACATCTGGAAGGGCGCCGATTTCATGGAGCGCGAAGTCTACGACATGATGGGCATCCGCTTCCGCAATCACCCGGACCTGCGCCGCATCCTGATGCCCGACGATTACACTGAAGGATACCCGCTCCGGAAAGATTTTCCGCTCCGCGGCAGAGGCTGGCGGGATACCTTCGATTTTCTTGACGAAGTGCCACGGTAG
- a CDS encoding putative primosomal protein N' (Evidence 3 : Putative function from multiple computational evidences; MaGe:77310737): MSTESPRDIDWSNSSVFADVIVPRHVTKTFTYLVPPALISRIGVGQRVVVPFGRTMLDGAVVRLTHDLPSGVSPSQLKAIVSLAEANGPSGFPPGMFELSWQVAEEYIAPWGQCLRLVAPTTRAVPQPKRCYVVTPEGRLALEQGRCSEVYVPLLKRIARRKSGLSASTIQAARQGADRQALAFLEAQQWILKSEAAVSKRPTRLRDEKEAPELAAGELFPLPAPDAEVVQRIQALLSAGQPTRILIDGVLGFRVGIMARAIQLALDGGRSALIIIGEVVRAQWLAQVLRTVTKLPVTLQARRLSGVDEDSSGSTTPQIVVGTRSAIFYPLRSAGLIWVDGEEDPAMKEPKEPHYHVRKVAWMRAQQEDALLVYGSAHPSLEVIDTGEIERFAQKREADSFPSIELIDMSREFGGLPFSPPLLAALRAALLEQGRAVLFLNRRGYAGALVCRDCGWVPRCPSCAVAFAYYRESVRLACRYCGRKEALPETCVACGASRLSPIGEGTERIEQEARRLFPEARIIRVDRDTLRGVAATRQLWQQVRARTWDILIGTQTLFQREPVPPVGLVGIIDADSGLHLPDFRAAERTHQLLVDAVNLAKPAPLGGRVIVQTSLSNHHVMQAIVARDPARFYNEEIQARRLLGYPPVQHLIYLTVSGKDRRLTESAAQRWVSELHKTLSIRPPATVSGSASVQPGLSAVPQSHGIVVLGPVAAVGVGPAGVHGWHIMVKGGDRTAMRDGVRRSLETMERAYPGRTFKFSVDVDPIDMG; encoded by the coding sequence ATGTCTACTGAATCCCCTCGCGATATTGATTGGTCGAACAGCTCTGTTTTTGCCGATGTGATTGTTCCGCGGCATGTGACGAAGACGTTCACCTATCTGGTTCCTCCAGCGCTTATAAGCCGAATCGGAGTTGGTCAGCGGGTGGTCGTGCCGTTTGGCCGGACGATGTTGGATGGGGCTGTGGTGAGGCTGACTCACGATCTTCCGAGCGGAGTGAGCCCATCTCAACTCAAGGCGATTGTTTCACTGGCCGAAGCCAACGGCCCGTCCGGGTTCCCTCCCGGGATGTTTGAGCTCTCGTGGCAGGTGGCGGAGGAATATATTGCTCCATGGGGGCAGTGTTTACGGCTGGTGGCTCCAACCACCCGCGCGGTTCCCCAACCGAAGCGGTGTTACGTGGTGACCCCAGAGGGGCGTCTGGCCTTGGAGCAAGGGAGATGCTCGGAAGTGTACGTGCCGCTTTTGAAGCGTATCGCTCGCAGAAAAAGTGGGCTTTCTGCTTCGACCATTCAGGCCGCTCGCCAAGGGGCCGACCGTCAGGCTCTCGCGTTTCTCGAAGCCCAGCAATGGATTCTTAAGAGTGAAGCTGCAGTTTCCAAACGACCTACTCGTCTCCGCGATGAAAAGGAAGCCCCCGAGCTTGCCGCTGGTGAGCTTTTTCCCCTCCCTGCACCAGACGCTGAGGTTGTGCAACGGATCCAGGCGCTCTTGTCGGCTGGTCAGCCAACAAGAATTCTGATCGATGGGGTGTTGGGTTTTCGCGTCGGCATTATGGCGAGAGCGATTCAACTTGCGCTGGATGGAGGACGGTCCGCTCTCATTATTATCGGCGAAGTCGTTCGGGCACAGTGGTTGGCACAGGTCCTTCGAACTGTCACGAAACTCCCTGTAACGCTTCAGGCGCGCCGGCTTTCAGGTGTCGATGAAGATTCGAGCGGATCGACGACTCCGCAGATTGTTGTCGGGACTCGGTCAGCGATCTTTTATCCCCTTCGATCGGCCGGGCTGATTTGGGTCGATGGAGAAGAGGATCCTGCGATGAAGGAGCCGAAGGAACCGCACTACCATGTACGAAAGGTTGCCTGGATGCGGGCACAGCAGGAGGACGCGCTGCTCGTCTATGGATCGGCGCATCCGTCTTTGGAGGTGATCGATACGGGCGAGATCGAACGGTTTGCCCAAAAAAGAGAGGCTGACAGCTTCCCGTCCATTGAGCTGATCGATATGAGTCGAGAGTTTGGCGGATTGCCATTCAGTCCGCCACTTCTTGCCGCGCTGCGCGCGGCTCTACTAGAGCAAGGTCGAGCAGTCTTGTTTCTGAATCGACGGGGTTATGCCGGTGCGCTGGTTTGCCGCGATTGCGGATGGGTGCCTCGCTGCCCTTCCTGTGCCGTTGCCTTCGCCTACTATCGAGAATCCGTCCGGCTTGCCTGCCGCTATTGTGGGAGAAAAGAAGCATTGCCTGAGACCTGTGTCGCCTGTGGCGCGTCCCGCTTGAGCCCGATTGGAGAAGGAACGGAGCGGATCGAACAGGAGGCGCGCCGTCTCTTTCCCGAGGCGCGAATTATTCGGGTCGACCGTGACACTCTTCGGGGGGTGGCGGCGACCCGGCAATTGTGGCAACAGGTGCGAGCCCGTACATGGGATATTTTGATCGGGACACAGACGCTGTTTCAGCGTGAGCCGGTGCCGCCGGTCGGTCTCGTCGGGATTATTGATGCCGACTCCGGCTTGCACCTCCCAGATTTTCGAGCGGCCGAGCGGACCCACCAGTTGTTGGTCGATGCGGTGAATCTTGCGAAGCCAGCTCCTTTAGGCGGACGTGTGATTGTACAAACGTCTTTGTCAAACCATCATGTGATGCAAGCCATCGTGGCTCGCGATCCGGCGAGATTTTACAATGAGGAAATCCAGGCGCGTCGTTTGTTGGGATATCCGCCTGTTCAGCACCTCATCTATTTGACCGTGTCAGGGAAAGATCGGCGGCTGACCGAGTCTGCGGCTCAGCGATGGGTGAGTGAGTTACACAAGACTCTATCAATTCGTCCACCTGCGACAGTATCTGGATCGGCCTCGGTGCAGCCAGGCCTATCGGCTGTTCCACAGAGTCATGGGATCGTCGTACTGGGACCGGTGGCGGCGGTTGGTGTCGGCCCGGCGGGGGTGCATGGATGGCACATCATGGTGAAAGGTGGAGATCGCACGGCGATGCGGGACGGAGTTCGCCGGTCGCTCGAAACAATGGAACGAGCGTATCCAGGACGGACCTTCAAATTTAGCGTGGATGTCGATCCGATCGATATGGGGTAA
- a CDS encoding DNA-binding transcriptional activator DevR/DosR (MaGe:77310733), producing MPKVNANAIRLLLVDDHEVVRVGLRTVLTQHDHVAVIGESSTATAAVQDAIRLKPDVILMDVRLPDGSGVDACREILAAYPHTRVIFLTSYADDDSVLAAVLAGAHGYVLKEIDSAALLRAVQTVAEGHSILDPSVTERALKWLREIGTGSAPPGTEPLSPQEERVLALVAEGQTNKEIATALNLSDKTVKNYLANVFQKLRVTRRTQAAAFFAKRKH from the coding sequence ATGCCGAAAGTGAACGCGAATGCGATTCGACTGCTGCTCGTCGACGATCATGAGGTTGTCCGGGTCGGACTCCGCACCGTCCTCACCCAGCACGATCACGTCGCGGTGATCGGAGAATCTTCCACGGCCACCGCCGCCGTGCAAGACGCCATACGATTGAAACCCGATGTGATTTTGATGGATGTGCGCCTGCCGGACGGCTCCGGCGTGGATGCCTGCCGGGAAATCCTCGCGGCCTACCCACACACACGCGTCATTTTCCTCACCTCATACGCCGACGACGATTCAGTCCTCGCCGCGGTGTTAGCGGGTGCCCACGGATATGTGCTGAAAGAAATCGATTCGGCCGCGCTGCTCCGCGCGGTGCAGACCGTGGCGGAAGGCCACTCCATTCTCGACCCCAGCGTCACCGAACGGGCGCTCAAATGGCTGCGAGAGATCGGCACGGGCTCCGCTCCTCCCGGCACCGAGCCGCTCTCCCCACAAGAGGAACGCGTGCTGGCGCTCGTGGCAGAGGGTCAGACCAATAAAGAAATTGCCACCGCCCTCAATCTCAGCGATAAAACAGTCAAGAATTATTTGGCCAATGTCTTTCAAAAACTGCGTGTCACCAGACGCACTCAAGCCGCTGCGTTTTTCGCAAAACGAAAACATTAG
- a CDS encoding NADH-quinone oxidoreductase subunit A (MaGe:77310739) — MTGFDLLLEYLTRYFPILLFIFIALTFGVVTLVLSYFVQPKYPEPEKLSTYECGSEPFSDARMPFPVRYYVFAMLFVIFDIEVIFLYPWAVVFEKLGIIGLVEMLVFIALFLVAYVYAWRKGALEWD; from the coding sequence ATGACCGGCTTTGACCTTCTGCTCGAGTATCTCACCAGGTATTTCCCCATACTTCTATTTATATTCATTGCTCTGACATTTGGGGTCGTCACACTGGTGCTTAGCTATTTCGTACAGCCGAAATATCCCGAACCGGAAAAGCTATCGACCTATGAGTGCGGCTCCGAACCATTTTCAGATGCTCGCATGCCATTTCCCGTTCGATATTACGTGTTTGCGATGCTGTTCGTGATTTTCGACATTGAAGTTATTTTTCTGTATCCCTGGGCCGTCGTATTCGAAAAACTCGGAATCATTGGTCTGGTAGAAATGCTGGTGTTTATTGCATTGTTCCTAGTCGCGTATGTCTACGCCTGGCGAAAAGGGGCTCTTGAATGGGACTGA